A single Deinococcus betulae DNA region contains:
- the sucC gene encoding ADP-forming succinate--CoA ligase subunit beta, producing the protein MKLHEYQGKEILRQFGVNVQEGKVARTPDEVRQIARDYGQPVVVKAQVHVGGRGKAGGVKFSPTEDKAYENGEKILGMDIKGLTVNKVLVTKAVDIDAGTEYYVGMIVDRNVQSYTLMASAEGGMEIEEVAEATPEKIIKHRVDPVTGLRPYEAREVAIKAGFKGNLNKIADMMVKMSEAALKRDAVLVEINPLFVDESGTPLALDTKFEIDDNAMYRHKDLADWRELEAEHPLEIEASKYGFAYVKLDDGNVGVLGNGAGIVMTSLDVVNRAGAKPANFLDIGGGAKAEVVYNAVKLVSKDTDVKAIFINIFGGITRADEVAKGVIQALNEGILTKPVRMRIAGTAEDEAKALLAEVNSPLIQMYPTMFEAADEAAQEANK; encoded by the coding sequence GTGAAACTTCACGAGTATCAGGGTAAGGAAATTCTGCGCCAGTTCGGCGTGAACGTTCAGGAAGGTAAAGTCGCCCGCACCCCCGACGAGGTGCGCCAGATTGCGCGCGACTATGGGCAGCCCGTGGTCGTCAAGGCCCAGGTGCATGTGGGCGGACGCGGCAAGGCCGGCGGTGTGAAGTTCAGCCCCACCGAAGACAAGGCCTATGAAAACGGCGAAAAGATTCTCGGCATGGACATCAAGGGCCTGACCGTGAACAAGGTGCTGGTCACCAAGGCCGTGGACATTGACGCTGGCACCGAGTACTACGTCGGCATGATCGTGGACCGCAACGTCCAGAGCTACACCCTGATGGCCTCCGCCGAGGGCGGCATGGAAATCGAGGAAGTGGCGGAAGCCACCCCCGAGAAGATCATCAAGCACCGCGTGGACCCCGTGACGGGCCTGCGCCCCTACGAGGCGCGCGAAGTCGCCATCAAGGCCGGGTTCAAGGGCAACCTGAACAAGATTGCCGACATGATGGTCAAGATGAGCGAGGCCGCCCTGAAGCGCGACGCCGTGCTCGTCGAGATCAACCCCCTGTTCGTGGACGAGAGCGGTACGCCGCTGGCCCTGGACACCAAGTTCGAGATTGACGACAACGCCATGTACCGTCACAAGGACCTGGCCGACTGGCGCGAACTGGAAGCCGAGCACCCCCTGGAAATCGAGGCCAGCAAGTACGGCTTTGCCTACGTCAAGCTGGACGACGGCAACGTGGGCGTGCTGGGCAACGGTGCAGGCATCGTGATGACCTCGCTGGACGTGGTCAACCGCGCCGGCGCCAAGCCCGCCAACTTCCTCGATATCGGCGGCGGCGCCAAGGCTGAGGTCGTCTACAACGCGGTCAAGCTGGTCAGCAAGGACACCGATGTCAAGGCCATCTTCATCAACATCTTCGGCGGCATCACCCGCGCCGACGAAGTGGCCAAGGGCGTCATTCAGGCGCTGAACGAGGGCATCCTGACCAAGCCTGTGCGCATGCGCATCGCGGGCACGGCGGAAGACGAAGCCAAGGCGCTGCTCGCAGAAGTCAACAGCCCCCTGATTCAGATGTACCCCACCATGTTTGAGGCCGCCGACGAGGCCGCCCAGGAGGCGAATAAGTAA
- a CDS encoding maleylpyruvate isomerase N-terminal domain-containing protein, whose product MNVLQFSLLGGAAFASAADLLAGLTFAEATRPVPGVPYTLAEVLSHLSITQRASLDLASGRAQAWPENLAVWPDTPPTEAEFGALLAELHAGLAEAQVLAGDPSSRARDVLTDLAVHSAYHWGQVALLRRLQGTWPAVDQT is encoded by the coding sequence ATGAACGTGCTGCAATTCTCACTGCTAGGCGGCGCGGCTTTCGCATCGGCGGCCGATCTGCTAGCGGGTCTGACCTTTGCCGAAGCGACCCGCCCAGTACCGGGCGTTCCCTATACCCTGGCCGAGGTGCTGAGTCACCTCAGCATCACCCAGCGCGCCAGCCTCGACCTGGCGTCCGGGCGCGCCCAGGCGTGGCCCGAGAACCTGGCGGTCTGGCCCGACACCCCGCCCACCGAAGCCGAATTTGGTGCCCTGCTGGCCGAACTCCACGCTGGCCTGGCCGAAGCGCAGGTGCTGGCCGGAGACCCATCCAGCCGCGCCCGCGACGTGCTAACTGACCTGGCGGTTCACAGCGCCTACCACTGGGGTCAGGTGGCCCTGCTGCGCCGCCTGCAAGGCACCTGGCCAGCAGTGGACCAGACGTAA
- a CDS encoding YbjN domain-containing protein, whose translation MTMETALLTLDTLAKYLKDKEVQLDMEENNGQRFIRMGWRFEMGDAAVLVSVNDGPNNTSRLEVTCVTQKQYGDRREEVVYMLNDRNRERAFARSIDADGNVWLEYVGFYPTLAEMPQETFDTLFGGVLMHFQDDYAALEGFVPQGGMQVQQPQA comes from the coding sequence ATGACGATGGAAACGGCGCTGCTGACCCTGGACACCCTGGCCAAGTACCTGAAGGACAAGGAAGTCCAGCTGGATATGGAAGAGAACAATGGTCAGCGCTTTATTCGCATGGGCTGGCGCTTCGAGATGGGCGACGCGGCCGTGCTGGTCAGCGTCAACGACGGCCCAAACAACACCAGCCGCCTGGAAGTCACCTGCGTGACCCAGAAGCAGTACGGTGACCGCCGTGAGGAAGTCGTGTACATGCTCAACGACCGCAACCGCGAGCGCGCCTTCGCCCGCAGCATCGACGCCGACGGCAACGTCTGGCTGGAGTATGTGGGCTTCTACCCCACCCTGGCCGAGATGCCCCAGGAAACCTTCGACACGCTGTTTGGCGGCGTCCTGATGCACTTCCAGGACGACTACGCGGCGCTGGAAGGCTTTGTGCCCCAGGGCGGCATGCAAGTTCAGCAGCCTCAGGCGTAA
- a CDS encoding acyl-CoA dehydrogenase family protein has product MDFTLSDEQRQLQQLARDFARKEIMPIAAEYDQKEELPWQVVQKAFEVGLLNPSIPEHAGGLGLGMFDECLIGEELAYGCMGIYTVLMASELGIAPILIGGTEEQQQRFLTPLTEKAGLAAFALSEPNNGSDAAAMGTTAVLDGDEWVINGTKMWISNGGLAEITVVFATTDKGGGHRATVALVVPKDAPGFTWNKIKHKMGQRASLTSELVFENVRVPRDNQLGGLGDGFKIAMKTLDKTRIPVAAGSVGIARRALDESVKYAKEREAFGKPISSFQAIQFKLAEMAIGIETGRLMYQKAAWLVDQGQPHGFESAIAKAYCSEMAFDAANEGIQVHGGYGYVGEYPVEKLLRDVKLNQIYEGTNEIQRVVISRTLLK; this is encoded by the coding sequence ATGGATTTCACCCTGTCCGACGAGCAACGTCAGTTGCAGCAGCTGGCGCGCGACTTTGCGCGCAAGGAAATTATGCCGATTGCCGCCGAATACGATCAGAAAGAGGAACTGCCCTGGCAGGTCGTGCAAAAGGCGTTTGAAGTGGGCCTGCTCAACCCGTCTATTCCTGAGCACGCGGGCGGCCTGGGGCTGGGCATGTTTGACGAGTGCCTGATTGGTGAGGAACTCGCCTACGGCTGCATGGGCATCTACACCGTCCTGATGGCCAGCGAACTGGGCATTGCCCCGATTCTGATTGGCGGCACCGAGGAGCAGCAGCAGCGGTTCCTGACGCCTCTGACGGAGAAAGCAGGCCTGGCGGCTTTCGCGCTGAGCGAACCGAACAACGGATCGGACGCCGCCGCCATGGGCACCACAGCCGTGCTGGACGGCGACGAGTGGGTCATCAACGGCACCAAGATGTGGATTTCCAACGGCGGCCTGGCCGAGATCACGGTGGTCTTTGCCACCACCGACAAGGGGGGCGGGCACCGGGCCACGGTGGCGCTGGTGGTGCCCAAAGACGCGCCGGGCTTTACCTGGAATAAGATCAAGCACAAGATGGGCCAGCGCGCCAGCCTGACCAGCGAACTGGTGTTCGAGAACGTCCGGGTGCCGCGTGACAACCAGCTGGGCGGCCTGGGCGACGGCTTCAAGATTGCCATGAAGACGCTGGACAAGACGCGCATTCCGGTCGCCGCCGGGTCTGTGGGCATTGCCCGCCGCGCCCTGGACGAGAGCGTCAAATACGCCAAGGAGCGCGAGGCATTTGGGAAGCCCATTAGCAGCTTCCAGGCGATTCAGTTCAAGCTGGCCGAGATGGCCATTGGCATCGAAACCGGCCGCCTGATGTACCAGAAAGCGGCGTGGCTGGTGGACCAGGGGCAGCCGCACGGCTTCGAGAGTGCCATTGCCAAGGCCTACTGCAGCGAGATGGCCTTTGACGCCGCCAACGAGGGCATTCAGGTGCATGGAGGCTACGGCTACGTGGGTGAGTACCCGGTCGAGAAGCTGCTGCGCGACGTGAAGCTGAACCAGATTTACGAGGGCACCAACGAGATTCAGCGCGTGGTCATCAGCCGCACCCTCCTCAAGTAA
- a CDS encoding septal ring lytic transglycosylase RlpA family protein: MSRPGLLLLCALLGTAQAAPHRVQAGETWWSLARQAGVSVAELQRVNGGDRLLRAGEVVQLPGGSAADIPARPVLRAASVAPASPSPASVFQRGQAVYYGGRRDARTVMTAAHLTLPFGTWVRVTHTRTGRSVDVLINDRGPFGNSARVIDLSDEAAAALGMVSEGVAPVTLTVLRRP; the protein is encoded by the coding sequence TTGAGCAGGCCAGGACTGCTGCTGCTCTGCGCGCTGCTGGGCACGGCCCAGGCGGCGCCCCACCGGGTCCAGGCCGGCGAGACGTGGTGGAGCCTCGCGCGCCAGGCGGGGGTCAGCGTGGCTGAGTTGCAGCGCGTCAATGGCGGTGACCGCCTGCTGCGGGCGGGTGAGGTGGTGCAGCTGCCGGGCGGCAGCGCGGCCGATATTCCGGCGCGGCCGGTGCTGCGGGCGGCCAGTGTGGCCCCCGCCAGCCCGAGCCCGGCCAGCGTGTTTCAGCGCGGCCAGGCGGTGTACTACGGGGGAAGGCGCGACGCCCGCACCGTGATGACGGCCGCCCACTTGACCCTGCCCTTTGGCACCTGGGTGCGCGTGACGCACACCCGCACCGGGCGCAGCGTGGACGTGCTGATTAACGACCGGGGGCCCTTTGGCAACAGCGCGCGCGTCATTGACCTCTCGGACGAGGCGGCGGCCGCGCTGGGGATGGTCAGTGAGGGCGTGGCGCCCGTGACTCTGACGGTTCTGCGCCGCCCCTGA
- a CDS encoding MBL fold metallo-hydrolase — translation MTWHQQRQIGDVTVHSLTDGQFRLDGGAMFGSVPKTLWERVAPADDLNRIRLRTNPLLIQLSGENILVETGFWDQGGEKFEAIYGLERDETVFRGLDALGLRPEDIHLVINTHLHFDHAGRNVTLTGDPTFPNARYVVQRQELHDARHTHERNRASYLAAYIDPIADAGLFDVVDGEHELRPGLSVLPLPGHNLGQQGVVLRAGGQTLVYVADLIATLAHAPTAYIMGYDLYPVTTLETRKQYLGQWFEEGAVICTPHDPDVAFAQLQANPKGGFVLKGL, via the coding sequence ATGACTTGGCATCAGCAGCGGCAGATCGGTGACGTGACCGTCCATTCCCTCACCGACGGGCAATTCCGATTGGACGGCGGCGCCATGTTCGGCAGCGTCCCCAAGACCCTCTGGGAGCGCGTAGCCCCGGCCGACGACCTCAACCGCATTCGGCTGCGCACCAATCCCCTGCTGATTCAGCTCAGCGGCGAGAACATTCTGGTCGAGACCGGTTTCTGGGACCAGGGCGGCGAGAAATTTGAAGCCATTTACGGCCTGGAACGCGACGAGACGGTCTTTCGTGGTCTGGACGCTCTGGGCCTGCGCCCAGAGGACATTCACCTCGTCATCAACACCCACCTGCACTTTGACCACGCCGGGCGCAACGTGACCCTGACGGGCGACCCCACCTTTCCGAACGCCCGCTACGTGGTGCAGCGCCAGGAACTGCACGACGCCCGCCACACCCACGAACGCAACCGCGCCAGTTACCTGGCGGCCTACATCGATCCCATAGCCGACGCGGGCCTGTTTGACGTGGTGGACGGCGAACACGAGCTGCGCCCCGGCCTGAGCGTGCTGCCGCTACCGGGCCACAACCTGGGCCAGCAGGGCGTGGTGCTGCGGGCCGGCGGGCAGACCCTGGTGTATGTGGCGGACCTGATTGCCACCCTGGCGCACGCCCCCACTGCGTACATCATGGGTTACGACCTTTATCCGGTGACCACACTAGAGACCCGCAAGCAGTACCTGGGTCAGTGGTTCGAGGAAGGCGCGGTGATCTGCACGCCGCACGACCCCGACGTGGCCTTCGCGCAGTTGCAGGCCAACCCCAAAGGCGGCTTTGTGCTCAAAGGCCTGTAG
- the argC gene encoding N-acetyl-gamma-glutamyl-phosphate reductase, whose translation MSLHEQKRVAIVGGSGYAGGEFLRLALGHPHLNVTQVTSERHAGTPVSLVHPNLRGRTTLKFRKAAELDEADIIVLALPHGHAAKRIGEFEGKARVIVDLSADFRLKDPEVYQATYGEAHPTPDALANWVYGNPELHREDLRGATRIACAGCFATSVILALYPLLKLGVLLPKDIIATGLVGSSAAGASATDGSHHPERAGSLRVYKPVGHRHTAEAQQELPGHFPLHLTAISTPRVRGILTTAHAWIPDGYSDRDVWSAYREVYSQEPFIRIVKVAKGIHRYPDPMLLDGTNYCDLGFEMDLDTGRVVLMSAIDNLVKGTAGHAIQSLNIAFDWPETAGLEFTGLHPA comes from the coding sequence ATGAGTCTGCACGAACAGAAGAGGGTCGCCATTGTCGGCGGCAGTGGCTACGCGGGCGGCGAATTCCTGCGCCTGGCGCTGGGGCATCCGCACCTGAACGTCACCCAGGTGACGAGTGAACGCCATGCGGGCACGCCGGTCAGCCTGGTGCACCCCAACTTGCGTGGCCGCACCACCCTCAAATTTCGCAAGGCCGCTGAACTGGATGAGGCCGACATCATCGTGCTGGCACTGCCGCATGGTCACGCCGCCAAAAGGATTGGAGAGTTTGAAGGCAAGGCCAGGGTGATCGTGGACCTCTCGGCCGATTTCCGGCTGAAAGACCCCGAGGTGTATCAGGCGACCTACGGCGAGGCGCACCCCACACCCGACGCCCTGGCGAACTGGGTGTACGGCAACCCGGAACTGCACCGCGAGGACCTGCGGGGCGCCACCCGCATCGCCTGCGCCGGTTGCTTTGCCACCAGCGTGATTCTGGCGTTGTACCCACTGCTGAAGCTGGGGGTGCTGCTGCCCAAGGACATCATTGCCACCGGTCTGGTGGGGTCCAGCGCCGCTGGGGCCAGTGCCACCGACGGCAGCCACCACCCGGAGCGGGCCGGGTCCCTGCGGGTCTACAAGCCGGTGGGCCACCGCCACACGGCCGAAGCGCAGCAGGAACTGCCGGGGCATTTTCCGCTGCACCTGACGGCCATTTCCACCCCGCGCGTGCGCGGCATTCTGACCACGGCGCACGCCTGGATTCCTGATGGCTACAGCGACCGCGATGTCTGGAGTGCCTACCGCGAGGTCTACAGTCAGGAACCCTTTATCCGCATCGTCAAGGTTGCCAAGGGGATTCACCGCTACCCCGACCCCATGCTGCTGGACGGCACCAACTACTGCGACCTGGGCTTCGAGATGGACCTCGACACCGGCCGCGTGGTGCTGATGAGCGCCATCGACAACCTGGTCAAGGGTACGGCGGGCCACGCCATTCAGAGCCTGAACATTGCGTTTGACTGGCCCGAGACGGCGGGGCTGGAGTTCACGGGGCTGCATCCAGCGTAG
- the secD gene encoding protein translocase subunit SecD has protein sequence MTYGNRNNNKNGRRTPPRRSAPTASKPNLWTGLLLLLTLLASLAYIWRPWEHRDAPWTLWNDKFQFMTLGLDLKGGLRIELAPESGTASRAELDRVKTVIENRINALGVAEPTVTIAGGKRVVVEIPGATPAVQDRARNIIKQTARLEFRVVQDGAQPDPALQQSNPRTGGYTLAQLGPVQATGEVIQDAQAGTDPQSGRWVVTFQNTDKGAQTFGDFTGKNVGKLMAVVLDDQIQSVATIQVRLFRDVQITGNFSPEEANQLALVLKSGALPIKIKTEAERSIGPTLGADAIRSGAIAALVGIALVFVMLFAYYGFWFGLVGALGLLFSSVVILGLLAGFGATLTLPGIAGLVLTIGAAVDGNVISFERIKEELFRGKGIKNSIRAGYDHSTAAILDVNASHLLSALALYNYSTGAVKGFAVTLIIGVVASTFSNLVFAKWFIQWLSERRPTMSAPQWIKDTRIDFIRPATIITTLSVLLAIAGGAVLAVKGLNFGVDFTSGTTIAIKTSAETSTEQVRAAAAGAGVDKVTPQSTIIQRTVTPGLTGASYTIKVPELTRDEINRVAAAIEKLPQGSKQSDETVGPAVGQELTQKTLYAVLLGMGLILIYVGFRFDFIMGMGSILAVLHDVAIVMGLYSLLGLEFSIASVAALLTLIGYSLNDSIIVSDRIRENIKEMRGKSYRDIVNTSINQTLSRTIMTSVSTMLPLLSLLIFGGPVLRDFSLVLLVGILIGTYSSIYIVAPLVVYFEEWNRRRRAGGQAAKV, from the coding sequence GTGACCTACGGCAACCGCAACAACAACAAAAATGGCCGGCGCACGCCCCCCCGGCGCAGCGCCCCCACCGCCAGCAAACCGAACCTCTGGACAGGCCTCCTGCTGCTGCTCACACTGCTGGCCAGCCTGGCGTACATCTGGCGTCCCTGGGAACACCGCGACGCGCCCTGGACGCTGTGGAACGACAAGTTCCAATTCATGACCTTGGGCCTGGACCTCAAGGGCGGCCTGCGCATCGAGCTGGCCCCCGAAAGTGGCACCGCCTCCCGCGCCGAACTTGACCGCGTCAAAACGGTGATCGAGAACCGCATCAACGCGCTGGGCGTGGCCGAGCCCACCGTGACCATCGCGGGCGGCAAGCGCGTGGTCGTGGAGATCCCCGGCGCCACCCCCGCCGTGCAGGACCGGGCACGCAACATCATCAAGCAGACGGCGCGGCTGGAATTCCGTGTCGTGCAGGACGGGGCGCAGCCGGACCCCGCCCTCCAGCAGAGCAACCCGCGCACCGGGGGCTACACCCTGGCGCAACTGGGGCCAGTACAGGCCACCGGGGAAGTCATTCAGGACGCCCAGGCCGGCACCGACCCCCAGAGCGGGCGCTGGGTCGTGACCTTCCAGAACACCGACAAGGGCGCCCAGACCTTCGGCGACTTTACCGGCAAGAACGTGGGCAAACTGATGGCCGTGGTGCTGGACGACCAGATTCAGTCGGTGGCCACCATTCAGGTTCGCCTGTTCCGCGACGTGCAGATCACCGGCAACTTCAGCCCCGAGGAAGCCAACCAGCTGGCCCTGGTGCTGAAGAGCGGCGCGCTGCCGATCAAGATCAAGACCGAGGCCGAGCGCTCGATTGGGCCGACGCTGGGCGCCGACGCCATTCGTAGCGGCGCCATTGCCGCGCTGGTGGGTATTGCCCTGGTGTTCGTGATGCTGTTCGCCTACTACGGCTTCTGGTTTGGCCTGGTGGGCGCGCTGGGCCTGCTGTTTTCCAGCGTGGTGATTCTGGGCCTGCTGGCGGGCTTCGGTGCCACGTTGACCCTGCCGGGCATCGCCGGTCTGGTGCTGACCATCGGCGCGGCCGTGGACGGCAACGTGATTTCCTTCGAGCGCATCAAGGAAGAGCTGTTCCGGGGCAAGGGCATCAAGAATTCCATCCGGGCCGGGTACGACCACTCGACGGCCGCCATTCTGGACGTGAACGCCTCGCACCTGCTGTCGGCCCTGGCGCTCTACAACTACTCCACGGGGGCCGTCAAAGGCTTTGCGGTCACGCTGATTATCGGCGTGGTGGCGTCCACCTTCTCGAACCTGGTGTTCGCCAAGTGGTTTATCCAGTGGCTCTCGGAGCGCCGCCCCACCATGAGCGCCCCGCAGTGGATCAAAGACACGCGCATTGACTTCATCAGGCCAGCGACGATTATCACGACCCTCAGCGTGCTGCTGGCGATTGCCGGGGGCGCAGTGCTGGCGGTCAAGGGCCTGAACTTCGGGGTGGACTTTACCAGCGGCACGACCATTGCCATCAAGACCAGCGCCGAGACCAGCACCGAACAGGTGCGCGCCGCCGCCGCGGGCGCGGGTGTGGATAAGGTCACGCCGCAAAGCACCATCATTCAGCGCACCGTCACGCCGGGTCTGACCGGTGCGTCCTACACCATCAAGGTGCCCGAACTGACGCGCGACGAGATCAACCGTGTGGCGGCGGCCATCGAGAAGCTGCCCCAGGGGTCCAAGCAGTCCGACGAAACGGTCGGCCCCGCCGTCGGCCAGGAGCTGACCCAGAAGACCCTGTACGCGGTTCTCCTGGGCATGGGCCTGATTCTGATTTACGTGGGCTTCCGCTTCGACTTCATCATGGGGATGGGCAGCATTCTGGCGGTGCTGCACGACGTGGCCATCGTGATGGGCCTGTACTCGCTGCTGGGGCTGGAGTTCTCGATTGCCAGCGTAGCGGCGCTGCTGACCCTGATCGGCTACTCGCTCAACGACTCGATTATCGTATCGGACCGTATCCGCGAGAACATTAAGGAGATGCGCGGCAAGTCCTACCGCGACATCGTGAACACCTCCATCAACCAGACACTGTCGCGCACCATCATGACCTCGGTCAGCACCATGCTGCCCCTCCTGAGCCTGCTGATTTTCGGCGGCCCCGTGCTGCGGGACTTCAGCCTGGTGCTGCTGGTCGGGATTCTGATCGGGACCTATTCAAGCATCTACATCGTGGCGCCGCTGGTGGTCTACTTCGAGGAGTGGAACCGCCGCCGCCGGGCCGGGGGCCAAGCCGCCAAGGTCTGA
- a CDS encoding M24 family metallopeptidase, producing MTQLEQLRAGLSRAGLDGAWLSSPANIRLLSGFSSGADAKLLVTPGGVTLYTDARYEVQAGEETRLPSFIARPPATLEHAAAQVDGLRLGFEADHLTVAALDELHAHWPGTTLEPLGTLLRDIRTVKDAAEIEAIRDAQVLADQVFAEVRPLIRAGVRELDIALEIELRLRRAGAASAFDIIVASGPRGAMPHGVASERVIEDGDLVTVDMGARLRGYNSDMTRTVAVGEPGEDLRRVYRAVLEAEEAAVQAVRPGVRAADLDTLARDILTGHGLGEAFAHSLGHGIGLEVHEAPGLRSLHQPSPDVLQAGMVITIEPGAYLPGVGGVRIEDLVLVTEDGYEVLSHSEKERL from the coding sequence ATGACTCAACTTGAACAGTTGCGTGCGGGGCTGTCGCGGGCGGGCCTGGACGGCGCGTGGCTGAGCAGTCCGGCCAACATCCGGCTGCTCAGCGGCTTTAGCAGCGGCGCCGACGCCAAGCTGCTGGTCACGCCGGGAGGCGTCACGCTCTACACCGACGCGCGCTACGAGGTGCAGGCCGGGGAAGAAACGCGCCTGCCCTCCTTTATTGCGCGCCCGCCCGCCACCCTGGAGCACGCCGCCGCGCAGGTGGACGGGCTGCGCCTGGGGTTCGAGGCCGACCACCTGACCGTGGCGGCGCTGGACGAACTTCACGCGCACTGGCCCGGCACGACCTTAGAACCGCTGGGCACCCTGCTGCGCGACATCCGCACGGTCAAGGACGCGGCGGAAATCGAGGCCATCCGGGATGCACAGGTGCTGGCCGACCAGGTGTTTGCTGAAGTGCGCCCCCTGATTCGGGCCGGGGTGCGCGAACTGGACATCGCCCTGGAGATCGAACTGCGCCTGCGCCGAGCGGGCGCGGCGAGTGCTTTTGACATCATCGTGGCGAGCGGGCCGCGCGGGGCCATGCCGCACGGGGTCGCGTCCGAGCGGGTTATTGAGGACGGAGACCTGGTGACGGTAGACATGGGCGCGCGGCTGCGCGGGTACAACAGCGACATGACGCGCACGGTGGCCGTGGGCGAGCCGGGCGAGGATCTGCGCCGCGTCTACCGCGCAGTGCTGGAAGCCGAGGAGGCCGCTGTCCAGGCGGTGCGGCCGGGCGTGCGCGCCGCTGACCTCGACACTCTGGCGCGCGACATCCTGACCGGGCACGGCCTGGGCGAGGCGTTCGCGCACTCCCTGGGCCACGGCATCGGCCTGGAGGTCCACGAGGCGCCGGGCCTGCGCAGCCTGCACCAACCCAGCCCGGACGTGCTGCAAGCCGGCATGGTCATCACCATTGAGCCGGGGGCGTATCTGCCGGGTGTGGGCGGCGTGCGTATTGAAGACCTCGTGCTGGTCACCGAGGACGGGTATGAGGTCCTCAGCCACAGCGAAAAGGAGCGCCTTTGA
- the sucD gene encoding succinate--CoA ligase subunit alpha — MGILVNKDSMVIVQGMTGREGASHSRAMKEFGTQVVAGVTPGKGGTDFEGWPIYNSVAEAKEKHGANVSIIFVPPAGAADAVLEAAHAGMPLIVLITEGVPTVDMMRAVQEVKALDAENRAAGGEGIRLIGGNCPGLVTNGEAKIGIMPNKIYAKPGRIGLISRSGTLTYEAAKLLNDAGMGTSTTVGIGGDPVIGTTFADVLPLFEADEGTDAVVVIGEIGGADEEAAAEYIAANMKKPVVAFISGRSAPAGKRMGHAGAIIMGNVGTPESKLAAFGAANVPVADTMPEIIELVKQALNK, encoded by the coding sequence ATGGGCATCCTCGTCAATAAAGACAGCATGGTCATCGTGCAGGGCATGACGGGCCGCGAAGGCGCCTCGCACAGCCGCGCCATGAAAGAGTTCGGCACCCAGGTCGTCGCGGGCGTGACCCCCGGCAAGGGTGGCACCGACTTTGAAGGCTGGCCGATCTACAACTCCGTGGCCGAAGCCAAGGAGAAGCACGGCGCGAACGTCTCCATTATCTTCGTGCCCCCGGCGGGCGCGGCCGACGCGGTGCTGGAAGCCGCCCACGCCGGCATGCCCCTGATTGTCCTGATTACCGAGGGCGTGCCCACGGTGGACATGATGCGCGCCGTGCAGGAAGTCAAGGCCCTGGACGCCGAGAACCGCGCGGCCGGCGGCGAGGGCATTCGCCTGATCGGCGGCAACTGCCCCGGTCTGGTCACCAACGGCGAAGCCAAGATTGGCATCATGCCCAACAAGATCTACGCCAAGCCGGGCCGTATCGGTCTGATCAGCCGCTCGGGCACGCTGACCTACGAAGCCGCCAAGCTGCTGAACGACGCCGGCATGGGCACCAGCACCACGGTGGGCATCGGTGGCGACCCCGTGATTGGCACGACCTTTGCCGACGTGCTGCCCCTGTTTGAAGCCGATGAAGGCACCGACGCTGTGGTGGTCATCGGTGAAATCGGCGGCGCTGACGAAGAAGCCGCCGCCGAGTACATTGCTGCCAACATGAAAAAGCCCGTCGTGGCGTTTATCTCGGGCCGCAGTGCGCCTGCGGGCAAGCGCATGGGCCACGCCGGCGCCATCATCATGGGCAACGTGGGCACCCCCGAAAGCAAGCTGGCCGCCTTTGGGGCCGCTAATGTCCCGGTGGCCGACACCATGCCCGAGATTATCGAGCTGGTCAAGCAGGCCCTGAACAAGTAA
- a CDS encoding response regulator, translating into MTHADPTRSTAIQILLVEDSEPDILLTQEAFAEAGITNELHVARDGVEALERLRTPGNMPRPDVILLDINMPRMNGLETLREIKRDPALMTIPVIMLTTSEAEEDILRSYEAFAASYVVKPVEFSRFYAAIQALGRYMVTIVRVPGPQGPLAKQRSA; encoded by the coding sequence ATGACGCATGCCGACCCCACCCGCTCCACTGCCATTCAGATTCTGCTGGTAGAAGACAGCGAACCCGATATCCTGCTGACCCAGGAAGCGTTTGCCGAGGCGGGCATCACCAATGAACTGCATGTCGCCCGCGACGGTGTCGAGGCGCTTGAAAGGCTGCGGACGCCCGGCAACATGCCCCGCCCCGACGTGATTCTGCTCGACATCAATATGCCCCGCATGAACGGCCTGGAAACGCTGAGGGAAATCAAGCGCGACCCCGCCCTGATGACCATTCCCGTCATCATGCTGACCACCAGTGAAGCCGAAGAAGACATCCTGCGCTCCTATGAAGCCTTTGCGGCCAGCTATGTGGTCAAGCCCGTGGAATTCAGCCGCTTTTACGCCGCTATTCAGGCGTTGGGGCGCTATATGGTCACGATTGTGCGGGTGCCGGGGCCACAGGGGCCGCTGGCCAAGCAGCGCTCGGCCTAG